The segment CTGAAACAGAAATTAGTGGAAAGACAAATAATTTCTCAACTTTATCTAAAATATCCAAATCAATACATGAAAAAAACATCAAAAGTACCTATCAGCGAATTCTTAAACGAAATAACGACGGTGACTCTACGTGGTTTTATCTCAATAAACAGGCTGCATTTGTAAATACTGTAGCATTATGTAGTGAGGCAAACGAATCATCTCTTGGCCCAATAAAGATAGTTTTACGCTCAAATAACATAGAACAAGTGATTGATTCGCTCACAAATTAAGCAACTAGCTATTTCTATCCATTTTGAGAGCTTTTTTTTAGCTCAGTTATGAAAAATCGATTTTTACAGCATTTGCTATGAAAGTACAATTAGCAATAATTGGTGCAGTATTGGTAGCAGGTGGAATTTTATTCTTACCTGAAACAGTAAGCCAATTTCCAGCCGGTACATTGATTCTTGATGCATTAGTTGCAGACGCCACTAACATTAAGGAATACAATCAGCATACAAGCCAAGTAGGTGATACATTGTATGATGTTGGTTTGAAGGCTGGAGATACAGTAGTTGATGTTGCAGGTCAAGTTGAAAATACAATTGATGAAACAGAACTACCTGAAATTGATTTACTAAAATTTGATGATTAATCTAAACATCAATTTCAAGAAGATCTTTTGCAGCTATTACTGAATTATGAGTCTGTTTTGCTTCATCTATCAAAACTGATTCATCATTATATCTTGCAGAAAAGTGTGTTAAAATGAGATTTTTTACATTTGCTTCTTTTGCAAGTTCTGCAGCTTCTTTTGCTGTTGAATGATTAGTTTCAATTGCTCTATCTTTTAGTTCATATGAAAATGTACAATCAAAACTCAAATAATCACTATTTTCAAAAAATTCTTTTAATTTTTGGGTTGGGCGTGTATCCCCTGAAATACCAATTTTTTTACCCGGTCTCTTTTCTCCTGTTACTTGTGATGAAT is part of the Candidatus Nitrosopelagicus brevis genome and harbors:
- a CDS encoding RNA-binding domain-containing protein: MNQKTTIQIFCAINPSEDPDKIKTAVNNIFPEIELDVSETEISGKTNNFSTLSKISKSIHEKNIKSTYQRILKRNNDGDSTWFYLNKQAAFVNTVALCSEANESSLGPIKIVLRSNNIEQVIDSLTN